One Carya illinoinensis cultivar Pawnee chromosome 5, C.illinoinensisPawnee_v1, whole genome shotgun sequence genomic window, ccctggctctgtgccacactgcaggtaacgactacgcatgtgacacctaaacgagcgatgcctaaactcgcgccctgcgcgtacctggccaggccatcctctagccctcgccagcgaagggccacagagtcggtgagtagagcgatgcccagactcgcgtcccgcgcgtacctggccgggccatcctctagccccgctcccgtcgtcgcccagcgacaactcaggagacgtcactcagtattatccactcccaagtgaccagaagagctccaccgagataataactcatcccggcttgggctcgtgagacacacgcacccgaaaatccattcacgtcaGCAAAACaaggtttctcaaataaaataaatacacaagcatgcgccatgcaaatgcaattatcaatgctccaaaacaaacaaccaaccataaaacaataaatcaagcaactccgtcctccatccatccgacccccgaactcctcggactcagtccggaatcaaccaaccagcagattaattaaatcgaaagagcaatatatatttaaatctgaaaatagggtttgaaaaatacttacagcgttatacggtaattttagaaaacacccagcgttgcaaacggcggagaaaaaacaacgtaacagtgtaatttatactgttgtcgtgggtaataaattacccattttcaaacggagacaaaccaaggctcgggattgatagggaatggccttgagatatttatgaaactaagggaaatgagttttggccgtgggtggtggtggaaatggcggtcgaaggccaaaaaggggctgaacggagttgagctcgtgggagatgctccggcaacggatcgaggccggaaatgggtggtttaggttggcaagaggtaggggaagaagctatgaaaagatggtggccgaaggtggtgcgacggcgccggaaacggtgaaaaaccgtatggcttggaggagctcatggcggctaacggtggctcggatggaggtgaaacttggtggggatgttcaccggtgagaggggaagaaaactgggtgcgtggtgtcggccacgccgtcggcgagcggcggttctgggctgcgaaagcaaccggcgacaggggcaaaaacagagcaggtgcagcgacttccggcggctctcgaaagctaacggctggtccgatagctctgaaaattggtagggatgatctctggttgaaggggaagagaatggtggtgacggcgcaCCAAACGGTAGCCAGACgacggagaactggccggtcaaagtggcggcgacgggaatgagaaaaaggggcagctgggcgtacgtgggagagaaaggaaaagaaagaagaagaaaagaaagaaaaagaaagaaaaagaaggaaaaagaaaatgaaaaagggaaaaagaaaaagaggaaagaaaagaaatgaggtccaatcctcactccggagaccaaaaaccgatccgccgaaaacaatattaaaaaccgtaaaacgactaaaataaattaaacacatcaaataaattaaaaccaattaaaacacattaatttaaaataaataaaccaatatattattcaaattaaaaacaacccttcagtgaaaatacacgtaaaaacgggatatcacgtattgaatgatggatttatatttaaaattatatatatatatatgcgggcgtgcatgcaattttattttttatttttttaattctctttttcACACTAAGTATTGAGCGAGCTGCTTGCTTGGCATTGGCAAGAAGTAGACCAATTAATTAAACTCACTGTAAGAATTAAGAAactcatacatatatgcatcacAGCTGGATGTTGCtaggtagctagctagcatgcatgtGTAGTAGACTATTATCCTTGatagttgaaaacttgaaaattaattaattaattaatggtggTTGGGGATGATTAGGAGTGATGTAGCGATAATAGTGGAAGTAAGGTTAACGACAACCAAGGcatctgttgaacccaaggtttcaagttttatgtgattataaatctacacatgaattttgatgataacaaatgaattcaaagaataaaggagttttaaattcaagttgtccatacaatggagtcaagcacatcaaagaaccaagcatgagcaagaaggaaacaagttcacattaaaatcatagagtaatgttgtaaatctcttaaaattcgaaattaggattaatactcaaaattaatatttgatcataaagcattaaaatacattttccacatgtgcatgaatatttttgaaaattaaatttgaaaattttgaaagatgattgattgtcatcttttacatgtgcatgccttgattaaagggttaaactttgaaaatattaaagatgattgattgtcatatttcacatgtgcatgttttatttgaatattttcaaaagtgattgatgcttttttagacctatacaaaaggtagatgattttgtttgaaaaatttgaaaagtaaagtgtgctccttttgtcatatacaaaaagtaaaagattatgtttgaattttttaaaaaggaaagtgtgctctttttgtcatatgcaaaaagtaaaagattaggtttgaatttttttgaaaaggaaagtgtgctccttttgtcatatgctaaaagtaaaatattaggtttgatttttttgaaaaagtgaataatgttgtctttgacaattgaaaaagaagaaccttttatttgaattttttgaaaaagtaaatgatgttgtttttgacatgtgaatcttttttaatttgaatatgaagtcttatatgcctataaataaatcatttgaaagcttcacattcataacaccaagagcatacaacattcattcaaaactttcattctcttttctctaagcattgagccttaattcttgttcattttgagagatatagtttgcactgtattgttcttatttcactcattgaggagtgttttctgataacctacccactatcaacttttgtatcagaaaaatggtgtgtataacccttgtgcgtgtgaaaagtattctacacagggaatagttgaatcatcacgtgtaaggtgattgcaagtgtagagggtgttctacacggatcctttgtagcggtgttgttcaaaggtgtaataggtttctatctccacctgaaggaggttgaatagtgaatttggaaatcctcaaggggtagcttgaggcgaggacgtaggcagtggggccaaatctcgttaacatactgagtttgcttctctcttacccttactctttatatttattgttatttcatattttgtttatattttatattatatatttgatttataattgttattttttttaatacaactcaattcacccccctcttgtgttagtcatttgggcaacagCATCAATTCATTATAGTGGGATAGacacttattattatagaaagatatacatatatatattatatgctcaGAAAACAAGAATAATGACGCTCTACGTGCCTTTGTTCAGGTCCTCTAATGTTTTTAagttttctcattttctaaagtGTTTATCACACTATCACATGGTTCATGTCCTTATTTTCATTGGCTTGAAAATTTTGCTTATTTCATTGTATTGTCCCAGAAAAAAATCCCTCTTATCGATTTATGAATTTGTTCCTAAACATACTAACTTAGGGTCAAACATCAAGAAATAACTGCAAAGGGATTAATTGCTCACAAGTAAAATTCCGGGGAGGCATTGCCAATGATGCAATAAAGTTGATGTGGAAGATGTGAAAAGATAACTTACCCAAAATGATAAGaacttcttattcttttttgaCTTTTGCCAACCCTCACCACTGTAAATTTAGCAATTGTCCTTCAACAAATGGGCTTCAATTGATATTCTATTCACAAAACCATGGAGTTCTCAATGACTTCAAAATCTTTACTCGTAGCAATATACATCCTCATGGATATAAGGTAAGATGTCATTTTTGGTAGTCATGTCAGGTGGTCTTCTTGACACCACGGTTCTTAAACATGTTTGAAAAGGGCACAAGACCTTCCAAAAGCCATATCCGGGGTTTCTTATTTGATATGATGTTGCCGAAAGAATGTTCATGCCAAGAATTGGATCTTCAGCCAACTCATGAAGTCGGGACCCAAGTTCTCGGCTTCCCCCCAAATCAAGCCTGCCAGCCCCAACCAAAAGGGTTGCACATGTTTACCTCGCAGACGTGGGATTGTATATTTTTAAACGCCATGTTCCAAGTTTATCCCTTAGAGCCCTCTCCTAAATAGTAGAGCGAGGCAGTCCAACTTGAGTTCTTGGCAGAACCGAACTCGTTGGTGGAATCCAGCCACACAGCTTGGGACACCATTATCACCTTAGGTTTCACATTCTCGACCCCATTGAAAACATGTTTGATGATGCGTATAACTACTGAACAGTTGCAACTTTGGCTGGTGAGTTATCACCACAGATATCCATCTCCAGTAGGCTACTCCCAGGGGACTTGCTCAATCCTCTTTGCTTCATCAGCTCTCTCATCTGATTAACCTGGCTCCATCTTCCATCAGAAGCGTACAAGTTACACATGAGTACATAGTAACTAGCTTCATTAGGACGTAAGTCCAGCATTTTTTGGATTACAACTTCTCCAAGATCAAACCTTGCATAGAGTCCACATCCATGGAGAAAAGATCCAAACAAACTAACATCTGGTTGAACTGGCATGTTCTCAATAAAGTTCAAGGCTTCTTCAAGTTTTCCAGCCCGAGCTAATAGAtctaccatgcatgcataatgCTTCATTGCAGGAACAAAGTTATAGGTCTGGCACATTAGATTGAAACACCTCCATCCCTCCCCAATCATCCCTGTATGGCTACAAGCTGATAATATAGTAGTAAAAATTACTTCATTGGGctccaatttttctttcaacATATCATTGAAAAGTGCAAGGGACCCACTACCATCCCCTTGCATCCCATAACCACCAATAATTGCACTCCACGTGATAGTGTTCTTCTCTCCCATCCCATCAAATACTATACGAGCGGACTTCACATCTCCGCATTTGGCATAGAAGTTTAGAAGTGCAGTGCCAACATAGACACTGGATGATTGTAGGCCCTCCTTTATAGAGAAAGCATGAAGTGAAGAACCAACTTGAAGATCACCAAGGGAAGCACAGCCTGAGAGAGCACAAACAAGTGTGACTGCGTCAGGTGAGACAGAATTTGATCTCATTTGATTAAAGAGCTCAAGGGCTTCACATGCATAACCAATTAGGAAGTAGCCAGAAATAATTGAGTTCCAAGTGATCACATCCTTGTCAAAAACTGTTTCAAATATATAACGAGCATCTCTGATCATATGACATTTTGCATACATATCTATAAGAGCATTTCTAACTGGAGGTTCTCCTAACCCGAGTTTAATCCCCAGACCATGAACTGACCTTCCCAAATTTAAATTGCCTAACTGTGCACATGCCGAAAGCACAGTTGCAGTCGTTACAGAATTTGGCAATAGATCAACCCATTTCTCATCCTGAAACAACTTTAATGCCTCATTGGGGTGGCCACTCTGTGCGTATCCTACAATCATTGCAGTCCATGAAATAAGATCAATAGTAGAAAGCTCATCAAATACAGAACGAGCATCTCTAACTTCCCCACACTTTACATACATGTTGAGAAGTGCCGTCACCAAAAAAGAATTGAATTCAAAACCATTCTTGATCACGTACCCGTGAAGCCACTTCCCTTGATGTAAAGCCCGTAAATCTGTACACGCAGTAACTAAGCTCCCTACTGTAAACTTGTTACCTTCAACCAATCCTTCCCTCATTCTATTAAACAAAATCAAACCTTCTTCCGGACAATCATTCTGCACATACCCCACAATCATTGATGTCCAGGAAACCACATTTCTATCAAGAATTTCATCGAACACCTGGCGAGAATTCCCAATATCTCTGCATTTCGCATACATATCAACTAGACCCGCCATGACGAAACTATCAGGGCTCCCCGCCTTAACAATCTGGCAATGTACCTTCCTCCCCTCATCAAGATTGCGCAACTCACAGCACGCCTTCAACACAATCGAAAAAACAACATTGTCACACTCACTTACGCATATTCTCATACGGGAATAGAATCGAATAATCTCCAAATGCAAATCATTCAAAAAGTACCACCTGATCATCACCTTCCAAGAAAGAAAATCCGGCTTTTCTATCCTATCAAACACCAAGCGGGCATGCCCAACATGCGCAAAAGAAGCATACAGGCTAACCAATTTAGTATCGCATTGAAGTTCACCGGTGAGGCCGTGTACAATGAGCAAGCCGTGGGCCTTCTTGAGAGAATCgagtttcctgcagaaacccaGAAGAGAAAAACACGGGTTCGAAAAGATGGACGACATAGAAGCAATGGTATGAGCGAGTTCCGGAGGCTCCAAGGGCTGTTGCTGGGTTGCATAGGCGAGAGTCCTGCATGGAGAGCAAGATTTTTTTGCGAGAGGGAGGTGTGCTAAGGTGGAGATGAGTTTCATGGTTTGTTTTGCTCATCTGAGCTTCTTGGAGACGAAGTGCAGTGGCATTCCTGCTGTCCCCTTTTCCGTTTCGCTGATGAGCTTAATCAacccttatttttattttgagaaattattttattttccgcCTTTTGGGGCTCAAATTGGGGAAATAGTACAAGTagattttcaaaatgatatttataattttaaaatgtataaataaagtatattttttaaaaaaaataaataaatatgatattaagattaaaaatttattttttaataataaattctattttttaaaaaagagaatttGCCgaactttccttttattttaactctaaaattcagataattttttttaatcaaatatacTAATCATTTTACCTTCTAAGTTATTGTTGTTATggttattattttcaatatggccattaaatttataaaattattttgaaacatAAGTTGCAATATATCCCTTCTTATTATATGTgactatgaatttttttttttttttttttttgaggtttCCTCAATGAAATTTTGGaatcaattcatctcatttgtaaaataaaaaaaataaaaaaataaaaaacgtgtTTGAATgcagaatttctttcttttaaaaaaatgcttttattAGGATTTAAAAATTGGCAGAATCCATTAAAAGTACAGAGAAAAGAATAATCTtgtaagataattttttttacagatttgtataattaatttaaatttttgttttttaagaaaatacaaaataaaatgttttaatgATTGTGATTTCTGTTGTAAAGAtatttggtaaaaaaaatagaaattttggaAAAGGTTTTTATAGACTTTTACATGCAAGAGAGAAGGGAGGAATCAAGCTAATAAATGGGAGAGAACTTAAGAAATTAAAAGgaaatgtaaattttgcattatcaaattatataaaacttatGCTCTATGGTACCCTACTTCTCACTATATCAATTAAGATAAATTGAAAATACGAGAcatcatataatattttatcatctttAGCTACAATAGGTCGATGCGGCATATTTTCAAtagttatataattatagattatataagcattgctttttttttttttttttaaagtgagatcgatcattaaaaaataatttctttatttagatatataattattcatttttttaaaaaatagtacatGTCGCTTGCACAACTCAtgactatatttattattatttaaaattaattttttatataaatttaattactcaatttttttaaaaaaataattatatatagtcatttttgtgtATTATTTCTACATTTCACTTATATGATTGGTCTAAAtcgttattttatattaaaaaaaatgaggtagtcaattatattaatagagtgcGTAAAAAAATACGGAAAAGTAAATATacatagaattaaaaaaaaatacatgaaattttgaaggcaaatatttatttaaaacattgcACGTAAAttttagataataaaataaaaattaagacaatagttaaaaaaaaattataattataatagtatataaataCCGtacaattaattttaaaaaataaataaatatagtatctactaaaaaaataatttaaaataaaagaaaagaacaggCTACTCACGTCCAAGATAAGAGAAGAAAAGGACAGAAGGTGGGCGTTGGTTACGGGGAACTGTGATTGGTGGGAGGAGTATCTAAATAattcatataataataaaataaaaaaagggacAACCATTGACTGAAGACCACAAAGTACTACAAATCAGCATTCAGACACCGACAGGCCGACGCATTTGCAGCCTACCACCCCACATTTCTGAATGAAAGATCTCCTCTGCTGTCCCCCCACGCGCCCTTCTCTCCCACGTGTGCTCTTTCCCTCCCTTCAAacttgaaattattttgttatataatattttccaacaaaattattaaactaaaactaaattattctCTCATTTCTTAGGATTTTCAAATATACATACATTTTGATTTTCCCATTGTTTCTGAATAGATAATTAAGAAGCCATTTAGATAAACTAATTGGATATTTTAAAATAGTGCTTATGGCTCAAACTGAATATTCTGTAGTAGAGAGATTTCTTGTAATTACATCTAGAAAGAATTACTACATTGATCGCTCTCACATCTCcttttattgagaaaaaaaattgatgagaaatgatttgattttcaaaaaaataaaacaatacagGTAAGTATGTATTTGCTTTTCGGTAAAATTAACTCCACTAGTTTATATCCCTTGAATGCGTCTACAGCATGTATTTTTCTCCCACGTTCTGTTCAAACGGAGAATGCGAgaataaattaaatcaaaatatcatatatgtgCTATGtataagtaatgttatatatagttataaaatatgtaaatattatacaagttattttgaaaaaaagtaaaatctattactaaaaaattaaattttttttcatatgaatcctgtatttatttattttttttaaatgattacacAACATTTACGTACtcatgattgtaaatatcatttctccttttaataaaagtcttaattactgattaaaaaaattaaatcggAATAATTCCGCTTAATACTATTactagtattaaaaaaaaaaatgggccaCGAATTTTTTTCACGTACTATTCTCATCGTGCTGGTAGAGAAGTGAAAAGAAATCTATCTGTTCATCAGAAAAGTAGCAATCAAATGCCATCTCAGATAATCTTTCTGGGCGAGTGTCCTCAAGCAGATAGCATGCTTTTCAACCCTacattcttccttcttcttggCAGGAATATTCATTAGCACTCACCTTTTTTTGAGAGAAATTCATTAGCACTCACCTATGGGTCAATATTCAATAATAAATGACTATCAAGAGAAAAACGCCCCCAAAGATCCAAGTGGCTGTAAAAACACACGAAGTGAAGGAATGCTATTATATATGCCGGAAGAAATCATACAACATTATTTCGGAAAATACAAAGTTTGTAAACACTCAAAGATAGATAATCAAGCCAGCCCAAATTCTAGGCCAATAAATGTACAATGGCAGGTCACCATGTCTCAGAACCACTTTTCTCAGCTCCCCTCAGCCAGAGAAACAACTCCTTACTTACCTCTATAAATTTCTAAATCAATATATCAAGGCCTCTTTCCACAATTAGGTTAATGGGATGGATGCATGATTACCTGCAGGGCATCTCTGCCGGCGGGGTCGTCTAGTTGTCTTCCCCCACCCTGCTAGGCTTCTATCCTCAAGTCCCACTTCAATGTTACTAAGCTGCTGTATCAGTGGAGTGCAAGCTGGGGTTGGCACAGTGGGTGAGCAACTTGCCGCTGACCGCCGCCTCCCCCTTCCACACCCGTTCCTAGTAGAGCTCCTCCTTGTCAACCCAGAATGCCATGAATGACCTGTTGCTCGCATCAGCCCCCCAAATGTCTGAAGATCTTCTGTTACCTCATGCCTAGAAAGAGAAGCAATGCCTGGAAGGATGTCTCTTTGGAAGTCTCTTCGCTGCCTTCCCCTCCTTGCCAGGCCCTTCCGGGGCCGATTTGGTAATGAAGTAGCTCCTGTTTCCTCCAGCTTTAAGTTTTCTGGAACCAACGGTTTAGGCATATAATCTTCTTCCTTTGTCTCCGTTAGTTTTAATGTCATGGATTCAAAGGAATCACTTCCTTCCTCCTCATTATCCTCACCATCTTTGACTCTCAAAATTGCATCAAACTTGCTCTCAATTTCATCTCCACACAAGGAAACTATTTCGACAAACCAGTTAAGGAGGTCTGTTTCAGAAGCTTCCGATGGCTTGCAAGTGGTATCATCAAACTGATTGTGGAAACCTGACGATGAGATTACAACTATTGCCTCAGCTGC contains:
- the LOC122308810 gene encoding pentatricopeptide repeat-containing protein At2g03380, mitochondrial isoform X2: MKLISTLAHLPLAKKSCSPCRTLAYATQQQPLEPPELAHTIASMSSIFSNPCFSLLGFCRKLDSLKKAHGLLIVHGLTGELQCDTKLVSLYASFAHVGHARLVFDRIEKPDFLSWKACCELRNLDEGRKVHCQIVKAGSPDSFVMAGLVDMYAKCRDIGNSRQVFDEILDRNVVSWTSMIVGYVQNDCPEEGLILFNRMREGLVEGNKFTVGSLVTACTDLRALHQGKWLHGYVIKNGFEFNSFLVTALLNMYVKCGEVRDARSVFDELSTIDLISWTAMIVGYAQSGHPNEALKLFQDEKWVDLLPNSVTTATVLSACAQLGNLNLGRSVHGLGIKLGLGEPPVRNALIDMYAKCHMIRDARYIFETVFDKDVITWNSIISGYFLIGYACEALELFNQMRSNSVSPDAVTLVCALSGCASLGDLQVGSSLHAFSIKEGLQSSSVYVGTALLNFYAKCGDVKSARIVFDGMGEKNTITWSAIIGGYGMQGDGSGSLALFNDMLKEKLEPNEVIFTTILSACSHTGMIGEGWRCFNLMCQTYNFVPAMKHYACMVDLLARAGKLEEALNFIENMPVQPDVSLFGSFLHGCGLYARFDLGEVVIQKMLDLRPNEASYYVLMCNLYASDGRWSQVNQMRELMKQRGLSKSPGSSLLEMDICGDNSPAKVATVQ
- the LOC122308810 gene encoding pentatricopeptide repeat-containing protein At2g03380, mitochondrial isoform X1; the encoded protein is MKLISTLAHLPLAKKSCSPCRTLAYATQQQPLEPPELAHTIASMSSIFSNPCFSLLGFCRKLDSLKKAHGLLIVHGLTGELQCDTKLVSLYASFAHVGHARLVFDRIEKPDFLSWKVMIRWYFLNDLHLEIIRFYSRMRICVSECDNVVFSIVLKACCELRNLDEGRKVHCQIVKAGSPDSFVMAGLVDMYAKCRDIGNSRQVFDEILDRNVVSWTSMIVGYVQNDCPEEGLILFNRMREGLVEGNKFTVGSLVTACTDLRALHQGKWLHGYVIKNGFEFNSFLVTALLNMYVKCGEVRDARSVFDELSTIDLISWTAMIVGYAQSGHPNEALKLFQDEKWVDLLPNSVTTATVLSACAQLGNLNLGRSVHGLGIKLGLGEPPVRNALIDMYAKCHMIRDARYIFETVFDKDVITWNSIISGYFLIGYACEALELFNQMRSNSVSPDAVTLVCALSGCASLGDLQVGSSLHAFSIKEGLQSSSVYVGTALLNFYAKCGDVKSARIVFDGMGEKNTITWSAIIGGYGMQGDGSGSLALFNDMLKEKLEPNEVIFTTILSACSHTGMIGEGWRCFNLMCQTYNFVPAMKHYACMVDLLARAGKLEEALNFIENMPVQPDVSLFGSFLHGCGLYARFDLGEVVIQKMLDLRPNEASYYVLMCNLYASDGRWSQVNQMRELMKQRGLSKSPGSSLLEMDICGDNSPAKVATVQ